The sequence GAACGTGCTTTCATTTATACTTTAAAGAAGCCTTTCAATATCGTAGCCACTACCACCAAGAAAATACACGCACCGAACCAGCTGCTAGCTACTTTCGAGGTATCCTGATCTCCGCTTGACCACTTGTTATATACCTTCACAGCCCCCACGATCCCTACCAGAGCACCTATTGCATACATGAGGTTAACAGCAGCGGGAAAGTAACCTTTGACGGCGGTTTCGGCAGCGGTTAAACCATCCTGCGCATATAACTTTGATATTCCTGCCATTGCGGCAACGAACAAAAATGTAAGTTTCCTTCTCGAAAAGACATGATCCCTCACACGAACCCATGCACCACACAGTCGTTTCATTACAATATGTATTTAACTTGAAAAAATAAGAGAAAAGCAATGCTATTAAGCAGCTGGAATTAGCGCGTCCGCTTCAGCGGTTGAAAGCTCCAAACCAGCTACCTCAGATGCTTTCCGGGTAATCACATTAGCCAGCATTGTTCTATAAGGAGGTGCATGCAATACAGGAGCTGAAGCGACTTCCTGTGTAATGTTTGCGAAAAGCAGTTCCCTATCCATATCAGTTCCAGCATTTTCCAATAGAATCTCAATGTTATCCACTACCAAAGACATGGTATCCAGGGCTTGTTCTTCCGGTCCTGGTTCAAAAACAAATCCCGGTTTTGGGATTGGCTCCGCTTTAAGTGAATTAGATAATGTTGCATTTTCGTTTACCGGGGTCTGGTCAATTTCGTCTGGTTCTTCCTGCGTTTCGACATGCCATACCCGCTTTGAAGGGGTGGGCGGCGGCCCACTCTTCCATAACACTTTACCAAATCGCAACATCACGTAGCCGTAATACACTGCCGCCGCACCACCCAACAAAGTGAAAAACTGCCCCCAACTCATAATTCCTGCTAACATCAATATTTTCGTTTTGCGTTATTAATATGTTTGTCAATCATCACGACACAAACATACATTCAGCAGGAAGAGAAAATATACACCGAGTATACAGGTCTATAAGATTTCTTGTCTTGGTATTATAAAGCCCAATTATGTTCGAGCGTATCTCAAGTATTACATAGATTCATCTTTGCAATAATAAAGTTTAAATAAAAATATGGGGTTACTCCCTAAAATCACCGGTTCACTCCCTAGAAAGAACTGTTTACTCTATTATTTTGAAATCTTACAAGTATGGGTTAATTTTATATCAGTTTGTAACCAATAAATACACATCTTATGAAAACACCTAAAATGCACAACGGGAAAGCATTATTATTATCAAAAACAATCATTTCGAACTTTGCCCCTTATAATATTAAATATTCTAATGCCAACACTCCTAAGGAATCTCAGTTTATATGTGATTCTACTGTTGAACCAATTTGCCGAGGAGTAGTAAAAAATATTCATGCGCAAAAGTTAAAAGAGAATATTTAACGTTTACAATGCCAATAAACTAAACTTTCAACTCAATTAATCATTAAAAATGCAACGGATAATATTACTCTTAATTATCTGCAATGTATTCTTGTGTTTAAAATTAAAAGCACAGGAATGTAATTGTAGCACAAACCTTGATACACTAATAAGCGATATAGAAAATAATTATGTGGGCTTTAATATAAAAACGAAGGAAGAAAAAGCGCATGATTATAAAACCCTAATTAAAACCCTTCGTGCAAAATCACACAATTCTGACCATTATAAATGCTATTTACTATTGACAGAATATGCAAACTTTTTTAATGATCCACATTTAAAGGTACTAACAACCAAATTGGGACCAACCAATAAATACTACGATTCATTAAAAATTATGTTTTCTAAACTTGCAGTTGAACATATCAATCTTGACTCAATAATAAATTATTATCATGAACACGACACCAATAATACCTTAGAAGGAATTTGGAGTCTGCCTGAATTCAACTATAAGATAGTAATTGTAAAAACAAACACAGCAGAAAGATATAAGGGTATTGTAATAAAAGCAGACAACTTTAAATGGTATAAGGGACAAGTTAAAATGGTATTGTCTGGAAAAAATCCATATAATATTCAATTCTATATTGCCGATCACACTCAAAGAAATGCAAAAGCATTAGTAGAAAATAATACTATGAACCTCGGTGAACTCGGAACATGGAGAAAAGAACAAAAAGGAATTCAAATAAATTCGGACAAAGAAGATATAATATATTTCAAATATTTGTCCAGCCAAACATCTCTGCTAAGAATAGGAAGTTGTGATATCCGTTTAAGAGATACCATTAATGAAATTATAGGAAAAAACTGGAAAGAAATTACGGGAAGGAATAATTTAATTATCGACATTCGGAATAACACTGGCGGAAGCATTATGACATTAGATACACTTATTAGGCTATTTTATATCAAACCAATTCTTACAGACGGTCTATATATTAAATCTTCTAAGGAAAATATATTATTGTATACGGAAGCCTTGAACAATCCAGAATTTAATGATAAAGAAAAAAGAAATTTCCAAGAAGTAATTGATAGCCTGAGAGCTCACCTAGGTGAAATAACTCTGGTTTCAAAGCCAGATTCTATTGTCCTAAATGGAACCGTTAATCCGAAAAAGATCGCAATAATAACGAACTCCCGAACAGGAAGTGCAGCGGAGCTATTTACATTATACGCCAAACAAAGCAATAAGGTTATTGTAGTCGGCGAACATACTAATGGTGCATTAGATTATACAGAATTAGGGAGAAATCGAAATTTACCTTGTCCAATGTGGCAATATATTTGTCCTATGGGCATGTCAACTCATATATACAAACCCTTGATCGACAATATTGGAATTATACCTGACCAAAAAATTCCTTACAATATTGATTGGATAAAATGGACTCAAAAATATCTCGAATATGATAATTAAAGGGTTAAATAATTCACCTTGGATTCATGTCATTTTCTGGTTATTATATTCGTTAATGAACTATGGTATTACCTATATTCACTACGGAGGTGATTGTCATATATGGGATACAGTATTTAAGTATTTTTTTGCGGCGTGGATGTTTTATGCGACATCTTCGCTAATATTTCCTTATTATTTAAAAAATAAAAACTGGATCAAATTAACATTGTCCATGTTAGTATTATTGGTGGTGACCTATGTGATAAGAGAATTTATTATTATTTATATCTACCCATTGTTTATGACCGAAAGAACTCCATATACTCATACGGAATCCTTTATAATGCATTTATATTGGTATACACAATATTCAATGTTGGGAATTGGATATTGGTTTGGAAAACAAACAGTTATAAAAAAGTGGGAAATAACGAAACTCGAAAAAGAGGTAATAGTAACTGAATTCCATGCATTGAAAGCTCAAATAGACCCTCATTTCTTGTATAATACTCTTAATTTCTTTTACTCGGAAGCGCTTGAATATTCGCCTTCTTTGGCAGAAGGTATTATCGACTTAAGCGATGTTATGAGATATTCGATAGAGAAAAAGGAAGATCATAATGGGGAGATATTGCTAATTGATGAAATTACCCACATTGAAAAGCTATTGACCTTATTTAATTATAGATTTAACGATTCAAGTCTAATAACATTTAACAAATCTGGAAATCTAAAAGACCTAAAAGTTCCCCCTTACATTTTAACCATACCAATTGAAAATGTATTTAAACATGGAGATACGACCCAGGAAATATTCATTGATATCAACTTTGACGATTTCAGTTCGTCTTTATTAATTTACATTGCAAATAGTAAAGGCTTAAAGGTAAGTCCCTCAACAGGTTTAGGCTTGGAAAATCTAAAGAAGAGATTGCATTATCATTATGCAGATAAACACATATTAACTGTAAATGAGAATGCTCAAACTTTTGAAATAACCATTGAAATTATGTATTAGA is a genomic window of Chitinophaga sp. LS1 containing:
- a CDS encoding DUF4134 domain-containing protein, which gives rise to MKRLCGAWVRVRDHVFSRRKLTFLFVAAMAGISKLYAQDGLTAAETAVKGYFPAAVNLMYAIGALVGIVGAVKVYNKWSSGDQDTSKVASSWFGACIFLVVVATILKGFFKV
- a CDS encoding S41 family peptidase, with product MQRIILLLIICNVFLCLKLKAQECNCSTNLDTLISDIENNYVGFNIKTKEEKAHDYKTLIKTLRAKSHNSDHYKCYLLLTEYANFFNDPHLKVLTTKLGPTNKYYDSLKIMFSKLAVEHINLDSIINYYHEHDTNNTLEGIWSLPEFNYKIVIVKTNTAERYKGIVIKADNFKWYKGQVKMVLSGKNPYNIQFYIADHTQRNAKALVENNTMNLGELGTWRKEQKGIQINSDKEDIIYFKYLSSQTSLLRIGSCDIRLRDTINEIIGKNWKEITGRNNLIIDIRNNTGGSIMTLDTLIRLFYIKPILTDGLYIKSSKENILLYTEALNNPEFNDKEKRNFQEVIDSLRAHLGEITLVSKPDSIVLNGTVNPKKIAIITNSRTGSAAELFTLYAKQSNKVIVVGEHTNGALDYTELGRNRNLPCPMWQYICPMGMSTHIYKPLIDNIGIIPDQKIPYNIDWIKWTQKYLEYDN
- a CDS encoding sensor histidine kinase, which translates into the protein MTERTPYTHTESFIMHLYWYTQYSMLGIGYWFGKQTVIKKWEITKLEKEVIVTEFHALKAQIDPHFLYNTLNFFYSEALEYSPSLAEGIIDLSDVMRYSIEKKEDHNGEILLIDEITHIEKLLTLFNYRFNDSSLITFNKSGNLKDLKVPPYILTIPIENVFKHGDTTQEIFIDINFDDFSSSLLIYIANSKGLKVSPSTGLGLENLKKRLHYHYADKHILTVNENAQTFEITIEIMY